The genomic stretch TGCCAGGCATAGCAGAAGCCCATGTCCCACTGTGTGCAAATCCTGGCTCATCTGCTTGTCTGTCTCAGCCACAAAAGGTTCCAGCCTTGTGGCAATTTGGTGGAAATAATGTGTAAAAGGAGTGGTGGATTTTACTTCTGTGTGTGCTGAAGTCTTCCCTGTGTATCCTGGGATCTTGTGCCAGAGTTGCATGAATTGCTGCAGTATTCTGGCTGAAGTGTGAAATACTGTGGATGAGGAAAGGGCCAAAGTAATTCCTGGTAGCATTCAGCATAGTGCTTGCCTTTAAATTACAGGAATTACTCTTAGCAGTGAGCTTAAATTGACTAGTACAGTATATCCAAACATCTGTAAAGAAACCTTAATGACAACACAAGGCAGCTTACTATAATTCTGAGGACTTACATATGGTTTTCTCCTGGGATGCTCATGTTAGTAGCTTGGCCATGACTTGTCCCAAGTGCAGTAGTAGCAATTTGTAATGTAATCTTTTGTACTTGAGTCCAGTCTAGGCAAAATGTTCAATATTCTACATTGCTGAAGAGCTCTGGGATCcaatttttttccaataaaccttcagtttaaaaacaaaagcactcATACAGGTCTGCTTTGTTCTGCACATACTGTGAAGAGCAGCGAAAGGGCAACCAACAGCAGGCTGACCGGAAAAAGAATTCTTGCAGTCTGACTGTGTGAGTCCAGAACTCCATAAATGGTACCATGAACACAGCAAGAAATCCACTTAAGTTGCAGCCTTCTCAAACAAGAAATTCTGTGCGGCTTCTCCCTGTTTCACCAACATCCAAAGGGTgagttctgctttttcttggtttaGACATGAAGAACATTCTCACTTGTCTCTAGTCACTATCCCAAGTGTAAAGGTGAGTACAGCCCTAACAGGTTTTGCACACTAATGGTTTCTGTTGGTGGGAGAATTACTGAGtttctgcaaaactgaaagcaagcaCCTGGAATGCACTTGCACCAGTGTATGCAGTAGGCTTGGTGAATGCACCACAGCAAAAGTGATGCCAGACAGATACCTGCTACTCTTCAGTTCtttacttcatagaatcatagaatagttagggttggaaaggacctctaggtcatctagttccaccccccctgccataggcagggacacctcacactaaaccatgtgacacccaaggctctgtctaacctggccttgaacacctccagggatggagcattcacaacttccctgggcaacccattccagtgcctcaccaccctcacattaaagaatttcttccttatatccaatctaaacttcccctgtttaacctattaccccttgtcctgtaactacagtccctgacaaagagtccctccccagcatccctataggcccccttcaggtactggaaggctgctatgaggtctccactcagccttctcttctccaggctgaacagccccaacttcctcagcctgtcttcatacgggaggtgctccagtcccctgatcatcctcgtggccctcctctggacttgttccagcagttccatgtcctttttatgttgaggacaccagaactgcacacagtactccaggtgaggtctcacaagagcagagtagaggggcaggatcacctccatcgacctgctggtcacactccttttgatgcagcccaggatacagttggttttctgggcttgCACTTCTTGCCATGGTCATCAGCCTCAGACTGATGCAAATGTCAATGAACTGAAGTGGACAAAGGTTTTAAGGTTTCCTGTGTTAAGTGTCAATGTGTTAGAAGCTCATACCAGCAGGTGCAACTTGCACTTTGTAGCCTCTGGTAAATGCATGTCTATGTTCCTGCAGTGTTGTCTTCTGAAGCAACAATCTAACTGCACTTGGGCAAGCTCTAATTGGGCACAAGGATAACTTTATGCTGTCATGAAattaaagaaggaataaaaatgtaaatgccttgtttttatttaagtgGTCCTTTGACACGCATGCTGTTCAAAACTGGAACCAGCTACAGGAAAAAGCTGAAGCATTTCTAATTCCAGAGGATGCAGAGTGCCTGTAACAATCAAGGAATGCAGTGGACCACCTAGTTCTACTGTGGACATCTGCTCTAGTGTGCCTGAAGCAATCTTCTGATCCGGAGCACCCACACGTGCGAGGCCAACACAGATTGTGTTTTCAGTGATTGCTGGAAGAAAGAAGATTAAATGCTTCATTTACTGACCAATGGGCCTAACATAAAGGAAAAAGTATTCAAAATGCTTGAACCTTTAACGCTGTTTTCTTAAACCTCCATTTCATAAATCACCAGAGGGGCCTAGAAAGAAGTCTgttcttcaaagaaaataaagctgtatCTTAGGGATGTTTATAAgcaagaaggggaagagagcAGAAGTAGAACAGGAAATTCATTCAGGAATTGTGTTCACTTTGAGGAAACTGCTGTTCCTGATTCATTCTATGTGAAGGACAAAATGAAAggattttcattttaacagcatTTAAGGAATAAACTTCTAAAAGGAGGAATGCAGAATTTTTCTGTGACACAACAGTCATCTTTACGGCTGCTGTGATTTCACCCTTGGCCTTAATAAACACTGTTCACTGTTCATGCTTGACCAGTGTTAAGAACTCAAGGTCAGAATCCCAGTTCTGCATTGCAGGGTTAACATGGGTTCGTGCTGGTGCTCATGTAGTGCAGAGTGTGACTGGTCTGAATAAAACATAGCACTGATTTTTTATGATGCTCAAATGCTCTAAAATGCTCAGAATCCTTCTGCAACTCTAACGTATCAAAGAGCTCACAGTTAAAGATGGGTAGAACCAGGGTCACCAGGCTGAGGCATGGACTAAACCTCCAGGAGCTTGTTCATCCCTGCTGAACTACGCTATGTCCAGGGTCTACCAAATCCATCTCAGGACCAGGATTTAAGGTTGCCCAATTCTACCGCGGAGCAAGAGCAATGCAAagatgaagaggaaaggaaCAGGGTTTGGAGGCTCATCGCTAAGTGTGACTTGCGAGGCATAAGTAGCAGGTAGAAacaatgcagcagcagcacctgatTCTTCTCCTTGGAGCCTCCTGTTTTGAATAATGGCAAGAAGCTGTTCTGCAGCTTGATTCACACTCATGTAGCGTGGTGGCTCATAaatcttccttcctctgcagagaaagaaaagtagagCAATTTCACATAAAACCCACTTCATCATCCCCAGTGTTCTTACAGTTTATTTCAAGAAACCTCTAGACCAGCGAATGAACCTTACCTAGGCCCAGGCTCTCAGGCTGGGCCTTTCAGACAAGAGGCATTTGTAAAAGACAGGAGGAGACTTCTGTACTCTTACACCTATGAAACAGGAGAGCCTCCAGCTGGCAAATGATGTGAGCAAATTCAGCTGCTGGAAGCAATCTGCAGGTTTTGCAGCTGCTCCTGAAGGATGGATTAGACTTCAAGTCAAGGGCAAAGTACTGGTTTTCTGTCAAATGCCCTGTAGACGTTTGTCTGATTACAGACTAGGAATACATTCTTAcatgaaatgctgctttctttgccAACTGTGGCTTCAGTCAAACAGCCTTCATTTTGAAATTCCAGAATAAACAAACCTCAATGATACTGTGAGACTTCACAGATGTTAATTTAGAGCAGAGTTACAGCATGTGCATAAAGTAACCGTTTGTATTCGCCACTGTCAAAACAGAAGATTGCAGAGAGGTGATTAAGATGTGGCAAGAGCTCTCTTGAATACAGTTACATGAATTTGAGAGCATTTTCTATACATTGCTTATTTAGCTGTTTAAAAAGGGTGCTATGTATTCAATGTCTCACACTGTCACTAGCAAGTGTGAAGAAGAATGCATTCCAAACAGTGTTTCAGCTATTAATCTATTTGAGAAAGAACAGTGAAGTAACACTTCATTTGGCAAGCTTAATCCGTTCTGACTTCATGTTTCTCACAGAAACAGCTCAAAAGATGATGCTTTGCTGCAGCTTCATTCAGTAACTGTAAATAAAGCCAGGTCCTATTGCACTGAGCAGGAAAGTTCCACTCCTTGCAAGAAACAAGACTGTGGCCACTAAGAAGGACAACAGAAGGGCAGGTAAGGGCAGTATTGGACAAAGAACCTCTGTTCCTTTATAAATACACTGTTTTCTATACATCTTACAAATGTGTTTCTATACATTTTCAGAAAGGTGACTCACTTCATTAGATTCTCCAGAGACTGCTCCTTCACTTTAATATCTGTAGAACAAAACAGGTGTTAAAACACAGGTCCCCTACAAACTCCTCACTTAGTTTTTCTGTGTAGGTAAAGCTTAATTAAATGAGCAGATACTATAAACTTTATAATAGTGTTTTAGTTATTACAGGAgcaaagaaaatggattaaacaTTCTGCTGTTTCAGATGTTAATTAATCACAAAGTACTGGGATTTTGTGCATGTAATTTTACCCCAAAATAGGGAGAGTTTCACAGATCTCACAGACAAATAACTTCAAAGTATTCAAATAGCAGGCTACAGGATAGCAAAATGGTGAAGCACACCATGGTACTGGAGCTACTTGTAAATGCTGAGTACATTGTGATCACAAAAGATAGAACAGGATGACCGATCAACAGCAATTACATCAGTGCCATGCAGGAACCTGACTTTCGTTAGCACTTCCTGTCCCCATGAACACTCAGAACAAGCTTCTgttatgggaagaaaaaaaggatttgggcaaaaataaaacagagaaagggCCAGGTTAGACTCTGCACATCTGCAACTGTGTGAAACTCTTAACTGACCACAGCCTGTCCAAGACACAATCAAACATCTGTATTCAAATGCCCCCAAAGACTATCACAGTAAAAGCTGGATACATTTTTcaccttcattttaaagaaaagtattGTTTAAGTTGTACAATCAACTCCTAACTCATATGGATGCTGAAGAAAGGGGGGTAAAAACAGTTTACCAAACTGTTTATGTGACTGTCAAGTCACTTGGAATTCCAAAGCTTATCAGCACTTCCCTTTTTATGTGCTTCTCTAGTCTAGTTGGACAAGCAATAAATACATGGGCCCAAATGACCACGTAGCATTAAGGGAACAATTTGTTTGCAAATTGGTAGTTTCCAGATACGAGCTACAATCAGATGCAGGTACCACAACTGCCCATGACATGGGACATGGATTATAATGCAATTTTATCAGTTCAAACTTTTACTCTCCCACTACTGTATAAAAAAAGATACAGAGGGACATCACAGAAATTATTATATCAAATATCTACAGAATACTTTGGTTTACCATATTAAAGTTGTTAGAGTCCTCGTTTAAACACTAGTCATCCAAAAAGTCATTTGTCAAGAAAAAAGTCATccttctttaaaacaaattgccagaattctgattttttgCCAATTTTAGCAACTTTGATGGCATTGGGAAATCTGGTGTGGAGTGATGCTTGCACACTGGTTTCCTGCTCAGGATCCTCCAGTTACTACAGTCTGGTTTTActtaaaatactaatttatttAGCACTGAGAGATCCCAGCTGTGTCTAAAAGATGCTACAAAAGGTATAGAAttgtacatatataaatatgcaaGTGCCTTATAGTTCATATGCAGGCAGTTCCATgatcagtgttcaaggccaggttggacagagccttaggcaaCATTGtctagtgtgagctgtccctgcccatggcagggggttggaactggatggtctgaaggtcctttccaactcaaaccagtctggcaCTCCATGATCTTTCAGGAGCTACCCAGATTAGCAGTTATTCAGAAAGTGGCTTTGAGCTGAGAATTGCTGGGCAGGCTGAAGATCAGGCAGCACCATGGAAGAGCCTGGTGCCAGTGGTCAGTATTCAGGTTCCAGCTCCACGACTGGCAAGGATGCTTTACAGCACTGAAGCTTCTCCCAAAACATCCTTAGATAAAAGAATTCAGGAAAAAGATTATCACCTTACACAACACAAATGTGATTAAATGTGCAGTTTAGCTCCCCAGAAAGTCAGATGTGCTGAGCTCTAACCTAATGAAGTTCAATAAGAGAGAGCTGCTAGGCACTGCAATCTGACTTGGATCCTGAGCTAGATCTAGCTTAAAATCAGTCATCTTTAGAGCAAATCTGGGCCTCCTGCTCCTATGTGACTTCTAAAAAGGCTTTGTTTCTTAGGGATTTTTTGACAAGGAATGAACAAATTCCTGACCACTGCAGCACGAACAATGGCTGACCTAAGGATACATACATCAGTGTTCCAAGTTTTGGCATGTTTTCAAACATACATGTTAGCTGAGAAGATTTGTTTAATCCCAGACTTCATCTCATGCCTATCACTCCTGTCTCtggatgctgtgggagatggTAGCTAAGGAACCCTTGGAGCTGCTGCTTACCAAGTAAGCACAAGGTGTGCATTCCATTCTGCCTGTTCTTCTCAATCTTGTCAAAAAAGCTTTCTGGCTTCCATGTATCTGTCCAGAAAACTATGGAAACAGTCTCTCCAAAACTGTAcaactgcaaaacaaagcaaaagcagtaaCACACACAGTAAGAGTATACAacaaaatgagataaaaaccaTGAACTGGCGACACTGAAAAGTCCTGAACCTAGTTAAGTTTCATAGCACAGTACTCTCCTGTAAGATGCTCAGGCTTGCCCTTTCACAGACACACAGCAAAACATAGCACTAAAAATAGTGCACCTTTAGAAAAAGCTGCCTATCTCTTGGCTAGTTTTAGTGCATTCCTTTGCATTCCCTCCTTTCTTTGTAACAACATCTGTAATTAGTGAActgggttttcttcttcctaacaGAGATGTGCTGTTGTTCTTTTACTCTCCAAACAGTAAAGCATGTTAAAGAACAGCTAATGAACCACCTGTGAAGTTGTTACCTATCTCTGCCTTCACCTTTGCAATGTGTGTGAACTAACTTTCAATTTACCGTCTATTCTTTATTCATTCTGAAGTCCTCCTAAAGGCAAAAACTTTGTAAGATTAGCACCAAAATTCTTATCATTTCTTACCTTGGCTAAGGCTAGATAACGTCTAATAAAGCCATAATACTGATATCCTACTGATACAGTTGTATTAAACCAGCACTTTCCTGCAGGTGAAAGCTGTATCATGAAAAAGAAGCTACAGTCTGAAGAGTGCACATGGAGATCTGAAGACAGGGACAGATCATGCATGAAGGAGAGGTACAATATTTTTCATGCATATCAGGTAAGAAGAATATTGCTAGCAGATTCTGTGTCAAACATACTGATTTTATTCTCAGTCTTAACactatttatttctgtaaatccCTAACCTCAGTGAAAACATCTGAAGCAACAGTCTTGCCAATCATTTTCAGTGATGCAGAAGCCAGTGTCATATGTAACCTAAGGCAGCATTTGGCTTGGAAGCTTCTGTAACCAACCTGTAAAAGGGCAAAACCATGTATCAGTTTTGGTGAATTCAGCTCTGGAAGGGGGCAAGCTCAGACTGATTGTACAGCTGGCCAGTATTCTGTCTGCTCAAGCAATAGTCTCATCTCCCCACTTGCTCTGTAAACCAGGCAGGAAAAACTGCTCCTCCCAGCCTGCTACAGGAAACACTGTGTGTGCcctgagcagaaacaggactCTATAGAAGCTACTCTGACAGCTCTGTCCCACCTGGGAGTTCCCCTTTACACACTTTCCTGCAGTACTAGGTTGTGGTTTTAACTCTTTCACGCTGGTAGAGCAGAATTTGAATCAAAGCAGAAACATGTTTGTTTTCAAGGGCCCAAAAGCTCTCATTTGAACCATTCATGCTGAGAGGAACAGTGTTTATTTAAAGGTTCCTAGAATattactgaaaacatttcctcTTTTAAACATTTCATTCTAGCACAAGGACAAGAACACACAGCGTACATTTCACAACCTAAACGTTCTTCCAGTAAACTAAATAGAGGTTGGACAAAATGAATTGTCACGATGTAACCTGTTAACTATTTCAAGGCTGTGTCTCGAAGAATAACCAAGCTACGTTCTGTCGGGTTTTCAGGTGGCTACCTAGAACTCTTCCCATTTTGTtccacagctgaagaaaaagctatttaacAAGATGCGTCTCCTTCACCCCTTCATTGTTACAGCATCTGGGAGAAAGTTAGCAGTTTTATCTCATTGGCAGTACACCTGCAGTAACCAGCAAGTGCTGAAACATCCAGTACCAACCTCATTACCACCTGAAAGCCACCACAGTCCtctccccagagcagcagccctCATCCAGTACAGAAAGTGGCCTGAATTATGCTTGAATCTTACCCCAGTCCCTCTGGCATTCTGTTAACCTGAAGGAGGGTGACTTCCACCTCTGGCTTTTAGCAAAGAAAAGGATGTACAGAAACGGGTAAAATGTTATTATCTGGTAAGCAGTCTGCTAGGAATCAGATCTTTTCAAGTGTTCTGCGACATATTAAAAACAAGTTGTGCATT from Lathamus discolor isolate bLatDis1 chromosome 3, bLatDis1.hap1, whole genome shotgun sequence encodes the following:
- the DPH5 gene encoding diphthine methyl ester synthase isoform X1 yields the protein MLYLVGLGLGDAKDITVKGLEVVRQCRRVYLEAYTSILTVGKEALEEFYGKELILADRETVEQEADNILKDADVCDVAFLVVGDPFGATTHSDLVLRAVKLGIPYKVIHNASIMNAVGCCGLQVGYRSFQAKCCLRLHMTLASASLKMIGKTVASDVFTELYSFGETVSIVFWTDTWKPESFFDKIEKNRQNGMHTLCLLDIKVKEQSLENLMKGRKIYEPPRYMSVNQAAEQLLAIIQNRRLQGEESAITENTICVGLARVGAPDQKIASGTLEQMSTVELGGPLHSLIVTGTLHPLELEMLQLFPVAGSSFEQHACQRTT
- the DPH5 gene encoding diphthine methyl ester synthase isoform X4, with amino-acid sequence MFRILELHTIFQEEFYGKELILADRETVEQEADNILKDADVCDVAFLVVGDPFGATTHSDLVLRAVKLGIPYKVIHNASIMNAVGCCGLQVGYRSFQAKCCLRLHMTLASASLKMIGKTVASDVFTELYSFGETVSIVFWTDTWKPESFFDKIEKNRQNGMHTLCLLDIKVKEQSLENLMKGRKIYEPPRYMSVNQAAEQLLAIIQNRRLQGEESAITENTICVGLARVGAPDQKIASGTLEQMSTVELGGPLHSLIVTGTLHPLELEMLQLFPVAGSSFEQHACQRTT
- the DPH5 gene encoding diphthine methyl ester synthase isoform X3, which codes for MKMSLSYIWSSSSTDTKGIKPQEEFYGKELILADRETVEQEADNILKDADVCDVAFLVVGDPFGATTHSDLVLRAVKLGIPYKVIHNASIMNAVGCCGLQVGYRSFQAKCCLRLHMTLASASLKMIGKTVASDVFTELYSFGETVSIVFWTDTWKPESFFDKIEKNRQNGMHTLCLLDIKVKEQSLENLMKGRKIYEPPRYMSVNQAAEQLLAIIQNRRLQGEESAITENTICVGLARVGAPDQKIASGTLEQMSTVELGGPLHSLIVTGTLHPLELEMLQLFPVAGSSFEQHACQRTT
- the DPH5 gene encoding diphthine methyl ester synthase isoform X2, with the translated sequence MLYLVGLGLGDAKDITVKGLEVVRQCRRVYLEAYTSILTVGKEALEEFYGKELILADRETVEQEADNILKDADVCDVAFLVVGDPFGATTHSDLVLRAVKLGIPYKVIHNASIMNAVGCCGLQLYSFGETVSIVFWTDTWKPESFFDKIEKNRQNGMHTLCLLDIKVKEQSLENLMKGRKIYEPPRYMSVNQAAEQLLAIIQNRRLQGEESAITENTICVGLARVGAPDQKIASGTLEQMSTVELGGPLHSLIVTGTLHPLELEMLQLFPVAGSSFEQHACQRTT